A genomic segment from Oncorhynchus clarkii lewisi isolate Uvic-CL-2024 chromosome 12, UVic_Ocla_1.0, whole genome shotgun sequence encodes:
- the LOC139422448 gene encoding olfactory receptor 52D1-like codes for MCVLRRFLLCYAFYRTLMLRMENVSYVALRQPIVFELEGFEVSRSHGYPLFALVLAIYFLVLLGNVVVMGVIAIDKTLHKPMYVMVCNLAACDLLGGTAVMTQLMVIFLMGEKRIPYNSAYAQAICVHTYGAAVQTILSAMAYDRYVAVCEPLRYHAIMTTAHMVFVILLAWAVAIILIAVLFALNVGTPLCGTYIRHVYCSNRSILNLACVPTPINDIYGLCMTWILSSSSFLIIFFCYSKILSACLMRKSDKGSRSKALQTCASHLVIYLIFEIVSLIIILSNRFPQVPMNIKKFCTILIFIVPPLINPIIYGFVTKELRTSIIKLLKTRVAPKL; via the exons ATGTGTGTTCTGAGGAGGTTCCTCCTGTGCTATGCTTTTTACAGGACTCTGATGTTGCGCATGGAGAACGTGTCCTACGTGGCCCTGAGGCAGCCCATCGTGTTTGAGCTGGAGGGCTTTGAAGTGTCTCGGAGCCATGGTTACCCCCTGTTTGCCCTGGTCCTGGCCATCTACTTCCTGGTGCTGCTGGGGAACGTGGTTGTGATGGGTGTGATTGCAATAGATAAGACGCTACACAAGCCTATGTACGTGATGGTAtgtaacctggctgcctgtgacCTGCTGGGAGGAACGGCTGTGATGACTCAGCTCATGGTCATCTTCCTGATGGGGGAGAAGAGGATTCCATACAACAGTGCCTATGCTCAGGCCATCTGTGTTCACACCTATGGTGCAGCTGTACAGACCATACTGTCAGCCATGGCCTATGACAG GTATGTGGCAGTGTGTGAACCATTGAGGTACCATGCAATCATGACCACGGCCCACATGGTTTTTGTGATCTTGCTGGCCTGGGCTGTAGCAATCATCCTTATAGCTGTGCTCTTCGCTTTGAATGTGGGTACTCCACTATGTGGCACCTACATCAGGCATGTCTACTGCAGCAACCGCTCCATCCTGAACCTGGCCTGTGTGCCCACCCCCATTAACGATATCTATG GTTTGTGCATGACTTGGATTCTCAGCAGCAGTTCCTTCCTCATCATCTTTTTCTGCTATTCCAAGATCCTGTCAGCCTGTCTGATGAGGAAGAGTGACAAGGGCAGTCGTAGTAAGGCCTTACAGACCTGCGCCTCTCACCTGGTCATCTACTTGATCTTCGAAATTGTCAGCCTCATCATTATCCTCAGTAACCGCTTCCCCCAGGTCCCAATGAACATCAAGAAGTTCTGCACTATCCTGATCTTCATCGTTCCCCCTCTAATTAACCCTATCATCTATGGATTTGTCACTAAAGAGTTACGCACAAGCATTATAAAGCTGTTGAAAACACGGGTCGCACCCAAACTGTAA